Proteins from one Mycolicibacter virginiensis genomic window:
- the eccB gene encoding type VII secretion protein EccB: MPLSLSNRDQNSGHLFYNRRLRAATTKFSVRMKHDDRKQTAAIVLSIVLIFIGMGWMLLLNVLRPAGIVRTSSIVGDRDSGAIYARIDGRLYPALNITSARLAVGHAEVPTWVKPAEIAKYPTGPTIGIPGAPASLVANTGAPSAWAVCDTAGSPRRAEPPVVTSIAGPLSTAGRAAPLAPGAAVLTRFQGATYVIWGGKRSQVDPADRAITLSLGIDPGITVPVEMSRALFDALPSTEPLRVPVIPLAGTPSQWVPGSQVGAVLETRTAGGGSQFYVLVPDGVQKITSFVADLIRSANSFGSVAPLVVSPDKLVNIPEVGTLPVEYYPGSRLKFVDTAADPTTCVGWEKASGDRQARITLYSGRGLPVSPAMDNRIVRLVRDDRSPTSVVANQVLVLPGATNFVTSTSELLDSDSRETLFWVSPNGVRFGIAGESETLRGLGLDPGSAQQAPWPLLRTFATGPELSRHAALLARDTVTSAGAVQPVVPNNQQGVPGGH; encoded by the coding sequence ATGCCGCTGAGTCTGTCGAACCGGGACCAGAACTCCGGTCACCTGTTCTACAACCGACGACTGCGCGCCGCCACCACCAAATTCTCGGTGCGCATGAAGCACGACGACCGCAAACAGACCGCCGCGATCGTGCTCTCTATCGTCCTGATCTTCATCGGCATGGGCTGGATGCTGCTGCTGAACGTGCTGCGTCCGGCCGGGATCGTGCGCACATCATCGATCGTCGGCGACCGCGACTCCGGTGCGATCTATGCGCGCATCGACGGGCGGCTGTACCCGGCGCTGAACATCACCTCGGCGCGGCTGGCGGTCGGCCACGCCGAGGTGCCCACCTGGGTCAAACCCGCGGAGATCGCCAAATACCCGACCGGCCCCACGATCGGAATCCCCGGTGCCCCGGCGTCATTGGTCGCCAACACCGGCGCCCCCTCCGCCTGGGCCGTCTGCGACACCGCGGGCTCCCCGCGCCGTGCCGAACCCCCCGTGGTGACCTCGATTGCGGGCCCGCTGAGCACGGCCGGCCGCGCCGCGCCACTGGCCCCGGGCGCGGCCGTGCTGACCCGCTTCCAGGGCGCCACCTACGTCATCTGGGGCGGCAAACGGTCCCAGGTGGATCCCGCCGATCGGGCGATCACGCTGAGCCTCGGCATCGACCCGGGCATCACCGTTCCGGTGGAGATGTCACGGGCACTGTTCGACGCCCTGCCCAGCACCGAGCCGCTGCGCGTCCCGGTGATCCCCCTGGCAGGAACGCCGTCGCAGTGGGTGCCCGGGTCCCAGGTCGGGGCGGTGCTGGAGACCCGGACGGCCGGCGGCGGCTCCCAGTTCTACGTGCTGGTGCCCGACGGGGTCCAGAAGATCACCAGCTTCGTGGCCGACCTGATCCGCAGCGCGAACTCGTTCGGGTCCGTGGCGCCTCTGGTGGTCAGCCCCGACAAGCTGGTCAACATCCCGGAAGTGGGCACGCTGCCCGTCGAGTACTACCCCGGCAGCAGGCTCAAGTTCGTCGACACCGCCGCCGATCCGACCACGTGCGTGGGCTGGGAGAAGGCTTCCGGAGACCGACAGGCGCGGATCACCCTCTACAGCGGGCGCGGGCTGCCGGTGTCGCCGGCGATGGACAACCGGATCGTCCGGTTGGTACGTGATGACCGCAGCCCCACCTCGGTGGTGGCCAACCAGGTCTTGGTGTTGCCGGGCGCAACGAACTTCGTCACCTCGACCAGCGAACTGCTCGACTCCGATTCCCGCGAAACCCTGTTCTGGGTGTCGCCCAACGGTGTCCGGTTCGGCATCGCTGGCGAGAGCGAGACCCTGCGGGGCCTCGGCCTGGATCCCGGGTCGGCACAGCAGGCTCCGTGGCCGCTGCTGCGCACCTTCGCGACCGGTCCGGAACTGTCGCGGCATGCCGCCCTGCTGGCCCGCGACACCGTGACCTCAGCCGGTGCGGTGCAGCCGGTGGTCCCCAACAATCAGCAGGGCGTCCCGGGAGGGCACTGA
- a CDS encoding DUF4226 domain-containing protein, whose amino-acid sequence MPDKSGAFAEAARAREEQLAQRLATSVELDRSFEGILRGAHQNNLQARARLDALEAEIRQSAASWPGLDTPAGARQFQAYLTGKTREIHRIVADASADSRQRAAQVLALTGRYPGGRKTSPPRTTSPTPEPPAYDPGNGADD is encoded by the coding sequence ATGCCGGACAAGTCGGGTGCTTTTGCGGAGGCAGCCCGGGCACGCGAAGAGCAGTTGGCGCAGCGGTTGGCGACGTCGGTCGAGCTCGACCGCTCCTTCGAGGGGATCCTGCGCGGCGCCCACCAGAACAACCTGCAGGCGCGGGCGCGTCTGGACGCGCTGGAAGCCGAGATTCGCCAGAGTGCCGCGAGTTGGCCCGGTCTGGACACCCCGGCCGGTGCCCGTCAGTTCCAGGCGTATCTGACGGGCAAGACCCGGGAGATCCACCGGATCGTGGCCGACGCATCAGCTGATAGTCGGCAGCGCGCCGCTCAGGTGCTGGCGTTGACCGGGCGGTATCCGGGCGGCCGGAAGACCAGTCCGCCCCGCACCACGAGTCCCACGCCCGAGCCACCGGCGTACGACCCGGGAAATGGCGCGGATGATTAA
- a CDS encoding type II toxin-antitoxin system VapC family toxin — translation MKPLSGSPAEQVVVDASAMVDLLARTQDRFTSVRARLAGTVMHAPAHFDAEVLSALGRMQRAGVLTVAQVGAALDQLRRAPVTRHELSPLLAGAWARREILRLTDALYVELSDTADLVLLTTDQRLARAWPAAEAIS, via the coding sequence GTGAAACCGCTCTCCGGTTCGCCGGCAGAGCAGGTGGTCGTGGACGCCAGTGCCATGGTGGACCTACTTGCTCGCACCCAGGATCGGTTCACATCGGTACGTGCGCGGCTGGCCGGCACAGTGATGCACGCGCCGGCGCACTTTGATGCCGAGGTGCTATCGGCGCTGGGGCGCATGCAACGCGCCGGCGTGCTGACCGTTGCTCAGGTCGGGGCGGCACTGGATCAGCTACGACGGGCACCGGTAACTCGGCACGAACTCTCCCCGTTGCTTGCTGGAGCGTGGGCGCGGCGCGAGATTCTGCGCCTCACCGACGCCCTCTACGTGGAACTTTCGGACACGGCAGATCTGGTGCTGCTCACCACGGACCAGCGGCTGGCGCGTGCTTGGCCTGCGGCCGAAGCCATCAGCTGA
- a CDS encoding type II toxin-antitoxin system CcdA family antitoxin, which produces MARLNVYVPDDLAERARARGLNISALTQAAISAELENSATDSWLDGLEAWSTSARHDDVLTALDAARDELGA; this is translated from the coding sequence ATGGCTCGGCTGAACGTGTATGTTCCCGACGATTTGGCGGAGCGAGCCAGGGCGCGGGGACTGAACATCTCGGCGCTGACTCAGGCCGCGATCAGCGCTGAGTTGGAGAATTCCGCGACCGACAGCTGGCTTGACGGGCTAGAGGCCTGGAGCACAAGCGCTCGACACGATGACGTGCTGACTGCGCTCGACGCCGCCCGCGATGAGCTCGGAGCGTGA
- a CDS encoding DUF5631 domain-containing protein, whose product MTSGMSGLGSPGGGGMPPGLPGGGPAQAFASGMPGGGPAGAGGPPSPLAPGGAGSGGFGQPSQIPPSPSVTPMAGGALGNMAQLASPNTEIAPSAPTAGATPAAPTAAPVTASPASVSSGPISAGPAAPSGPLPGYGADLRPAAGAVPAAPTAPAGPAGPTPPPPSGGATTPTSGGPTVTSATDRPAPGKPTPGAASQSGASVAGSMGAGGTAGAGAGTAARRLAEHQDLQRKVDAVARQAPELAWAAGLRDDETTTVLATDLAGGWIPPTVKLPPGLTLLDPAHRRRDTSAVDLLGAVIAAAAHQPNTYVTEAGPNDPIPGSGERARYGQHVDELGPTLIDITGTNDRLPRIVQTVARAVARRSGVADNEIALFRQVVADTQARVLSAYPQHAPRDVADWMLLAAIDALIDGSEELARYHLAWYLAVAVRHGGVTP is encoded by the coding sequence ATGACCTCCGGCATGTCAGGCCTGGGCAGCCCCGGCGGTGGCGGCATGCCACCCGGCCTCCCGGGCGGCGGGCCGGCCCAGGCGTTCGCGTCCGGCATGCCGGGCGGCGGCCCTGCGGGAGCGGGCGGGCCGCCATCGCCATTGGCGCCGGGCGGAGCCGGCTCCGGGGGGTTCGGGCAGCCATCGCAGATTCCGCCCTCACCGTCGGTGACGCCGATGGCGGGTGGTGCGCTGGGCAACATGGCCCAATTGGCGAGCCCCAACACCGAGATCGCCCCGTCGGCCCCCACCGCCGGCGCGACACCGGCAGCACCGACGGCGGCGCCCGTGACAGCGAGCCCGGCCTCCGTATCGTCGGGGCCGATCAGCGCCGGCCCGGCGGCCCCGTCGGGCCCCTTGCCCGGCTACGGAGCAGACCTGCGCCCAGCGGCTGGAGCCGTCCCGGCCGCGCCCACGGCGCCTGCCGGACCTGCGGGCCCGACTCCCCCACCCCCGTCTGGCGGCGCCACCACGCCAACGTCGGGGGGACCAACGGTCACCTCCGCCACCGATCGTCCGGCACCGGGCAAGCCAACGCCCGGCGCAGCCAGTCAGTCCGGCGCATCGGTGGCCGGAAGCATGGGCGCCGGGGGCACGGCCGGAGCCGGAGCCGGTACGGCCGCCCGGCGCCTGGCCGAACATCAGGATCTGCAGCGCAAAGTCGACGCCGTGGCCCGCCAGGCGCCGGAGCTGGCCTGGGCGGCCGGTCTTCGCGACGACGAGACCACCACCGTGCTGGCCACCGACTTGGCCGGCGGCTGGATTCCGCCCACCGTCAAACTCCCGCCCGGGCTCACTTTGCTGGATCCGGCCCACCGTCGCCGCGATACCAGCGCGGTCGATCTGCTGGGTGCGGTGATCGCCGCCGCCGCCCATCAACCGAACACCTACGTCACCGAGGCCGGCCCGAACGATCCGATTCCCGGCAGCGGGGAGCGCGCCCGCTATGGGCAGCACGTCGACGAACTCGGTCCCACGCTCATCGACATCACCGGCACCAATGACCGCCTACCGCGGATCGTGCAGACTGTGGCCCGCGCCGTGGCCCGCAGATCCGGGGTCGCCGACAACGAGATCGCGTTGTTCCGGCAGGTAGTCGCCGACACGCAGGCGCGAGTACTGTCGGCCTATCCGCAGCATGCCCCGCGGGACGTCGCCGACTGGATGCTGTTGGCGGCCATCGACGCCCTGATCGACGGAAGCGAAGAGCTCGCCCGCTACCACCTGGCGTGGTATCTGGCAGTGGCAGTACGGCATGGAGGTGTTACGCCGTGA